From Erigeron canadensis isolate Cc75 chromosome 8, C_canadensis_v1, whole genome shotgun sequence, one genomic window encodes:
- the LOC122611325 gene encoding DExH-box ATP-dependent RNA helicase DExH3: MQNYLRLRFFQLAKLASSNTNHLKRKSSCCYHSRTLMTCSIYYKYNKCSPDSIFRHPFFTRFFSSPSSSSFYDQFSDDEYECDYDSQPASSSVANIDEWKWKLTMLLRSETDQEIVSRDKRDKRDYEQISNVATRMGLYCEMYGKVMVASKVPLPNYRPDLDDKRPQREVVIPLSLQRRVEGLLQEHLDRMHLNSGDVASTTNETSHEAEVVNRGGNQDPLVDGSLMEKVLQRRSLQMRNMQRAWEESPEGKKMLQARMSLPSFREKERLLQAIAQNQVIIISGETGCGKTTQLPQYILESEIESGRGAFCNILCTQPRRISAMAVAERVSTERGEPLGESVGYKVRLEGMKGKNTHLLFCTSGILLRRLLSDNNLHGVTHVFVDEIHERGMNEDFLLIVLKELLPRRRDLRLILMSATLNAELFSNFFEGAPMIHIPGFTHPVRAHFLEDILEITGYKLTSFNQIDDYGQEKLWKTQRQLVPRKRKNQITTLVEDALSQSSFESYSLKARDSLSCWTPDSIGFNLIEAVLCHICRKEREGAVLVFMTGWDDISCLKTQLKAHPLLGDPNRVQLLTCHGSMATSEQKLIFEKPPPNVRKVVLATNMAEASITINDIVFVVDCGKAKETTYDALNNTPCLLPSWISQASARQRRGRAGRVQPGECYHLYPRCVYEAFSEYQLPELLRTPLNSLCLQIKSLHVGSIGEFLSAALQPPEPLAVQNAVDFLKLIGALDENENLTHLGEYLAMLPLDPKLGKMLIMGAFFRCVDPILTIVAGLSVRDPFLLPQEKKDKASDAKSRFSAKDYSDHMALVRAYEGWKEAEREGSAYEYCWRNFLSAQTLQAIHSLRNQFHYILKDARLLEAETGINNRLSHNQSLVRAIICAGLFPGIASVVHRETSMSFKTMDDGQVMLYANSVNTRYQTIPYPWLVFGEKVKVNTVFIRDSTGVSDSILILFGGGLVNGATPGHLKMLGGYIDFFMDPTLADSFVKLKQELDQLLQKKLKDPIFNIHKEGKYLMLAVQELVSRDQCEGRFVFGRETKKLKESPDNDSFTRDGANPKSLLQTLLMRAGHTPPKYKTKHLKTNEFRALVEFKGMQFVGKPKRNKQLAERDAAIEALAWLTHTSGSKKEDDTSPPDLTDNMLKLLSKRRKPTSRSGRG, from the exons atgcaaaattacTTGAGGTTAAGGTTTTTTCAATTAGCTAAATTAGCATCTTCTAATACTAatcatttgaaaagaaaatcaTCATGTTGTTAtcattcaagaaccctaatgaCTTGCTCAATCTACTACAAATACAATAAGTGTTCACCAGACAGTATCTTCCGTCATCCCTTTTTCACTCGGTTCTTTTCAtcaccttcttcttcttcattttacGATCAGTTCTCCGATGATGAATACGAATGCGATTACGATTCTCAACCT GCATCATCGTCCGTGGCAAATATTGATGAGTGGAAGTGGAAACTTACTATGTTGTTACGTAGTGAAACAGACCAAGAGATTGTGTCTAGAGATAAAAGAGACAAGAGAGACTATGAGCAAATATCTAATGTTGCCACAAGAATGGGCCTTTACTG TGAAATGTATGGAAAAGTGATGGTTGCAAGCAAGGTGCCACTTCCCAACTACAGACCTGATCTTGATGATAAGCGTCCCCAAAGGGAG GTAGTTATCCCATTAAGTTTGCAAAGAAGAGTAGAAGGTTTGCTTCAGGAGCATCTTGATCGAATGCACTTGAATTCTGGAGATGTTGCGTCCACTACGAATGAAACAAGTCATGAGGCTGAGGTTGTGAACAGAGGTGGTAACCAAGATCCGTTGGTAGATGGGTCTCTTATGGAGAAGGTACTTCAAAGACGAAGTTTGCAAATGCGAAATATGCAACGAGCTTGGGAG GAATCACCAGAAGGCAAGAAGATGCTACAGGCACGCATGTCTCTTCCTTCATTCCGAGAGAAAGAAAGACTTCTCCAAGCAATTGCTCAGAATCAG GTGATTATCATTTCTGGTGAGACTGGATGTGGCAAGACCACTCAACTTCCACAATACATATTGGAGTCTGAGATAGAATCTGGTCGCGGTGCATTTTGTAATATTCTTTGTACACAACCTCGAAGAATTTCTGCTATGGCTGTTGCAGAAAGAGTTTCTACTGAAAGGGGAGAGCCTCTTGGTGAATCA GTTGGTTACAAAGTTCGATTAGAGGGTATGAAAGGGAAAAATACACACCTACTTTTCTGTACAAGTGGAATTTTGCTTCGGAGGCTGCTAAGTGACAACAATTTGCATGGTGTAACCCATGTTTTTGTTGATGAAATTCATGAGCGAGGCATGAATGAAG ATTTCCTATTGATTGTATTAAAGGAACTCCTTCCACGTCGTAGGGACCTGAGACTGATACTGATGAGTGCTACATTGAATGCGGAGCTATTTTCCAACTTTTTTGAAGGAGCACCAATGATTCACATTCCT GGCTTCACTCACCCAGTCAGGGCACATTTTTTAGAAGATATACTGGAGATCACTGGGTATAAGTTAACCTCTTTCAACCAAATTGATGATTATGGCCAAGAAAAGTTGTGGAAAACACAACGGCAGCTAGTTCCACGGAAAAGGAAAAACCAGATTACTACTCTAGTTGAG GATGCCTTGAGTCAATCGAGCTTTGAAAGTTATAGTCTCAAAGCACGTGATTCTCTATCATGCTGGACACCAGATAGTATTGGATTTAATCTAATTGAGGCAGTTTTATGCCATATCTGCCGTAAGGAAAGAGAAGGTGCTGTTTTAGTCTTTATGACTGGGTGGGACGATATCAGTTGTTTGAAAACTCAACTTAAAGCTCATCCTTTACTTGGGGATCCAAACAGAGTTCAACTGTTAACATGCCATGGTTCCATGGCAACGTCTGAACAG AAACTCATATTTGAGAAGCCACCTCCAAACGTGCGTAAAGTAGTACTCGCCACAAATATGGCAGAAGCAAGTATCACAATCAATGATATAGTTTTTGTGGTAGACTGTGGAAAAGCTAAAGAGACCACTTATGATGCTCTGAATAATACTCCATGTCTTCTACCTTCATGGATATCTCAAGCATCTGCTCGACAA AGAAGAGGTAGAGCAGGCCGTGTGCAACCGGGAGAATGCTACCATCTCTATCCCCGATGTGTTTATGAAGCTTTCTCTGAATATCAGCTACCTGAGCTCTTAAGGACTCCCCTTAATTCTCTTTGCTTGCAAATAAAAAGTTTGCATGTTGGTAGCATCGGGGAATTCCTCTCTGCAGCTCTACAACCACCGGAGCCATTGGCT GTTCAAAATGCAGTGGATTTTTTGAAGTTGATTGGAGCATTAGATGAGAATGAAAATCTTACACATCTTG GTGAATATCTGGCAATGCTTCCTCTGGATCCAAAGCTAGGGAAAATGCTGATAATGGGAGCTTTCTTTCGCTGCGTTGATCCTATTCTTACAATTGTTGCGGGACTCAGTGTTAGAGATCCTTTTCTTTTGCCTCAAGAGAAGAAAGAT AAAGCCAGTGATGCAAAATCTAGGTTCTCTGCCAAGGATTACAGCGATCATATGGCGCTTGTCCGTGCTTATGAAGGATGGAAAGAAGCTGAAAGAGAAGGATCTGCTTATGAGTATTGCTGGAGGAATTTTCTTTCTGCCCAAACACTTCAGGCTATACATTCTCTTCGGAATCAGTTTCACTACATCTTAAAAGATGCTCGATTGCTTGAGGCTGAAACAGGCATTAATAATAGATTGAGTCATAATCAGTCATTGGTTAGAGCCATTATATGTGCGGGTCTCTTTCCTGGCATTGCATCTGTAGTG CACAGGGAGACATCAATGTCCTTCAAAACTATGGATGATGGCCAGGTCATGCTATATGCA AATTCTGTCAACACACGATACCAGACGATACCATATCCATGGCTGGTGTTTGGGGAAAAAGTGAAGGTCAACACTGTATTTATACGGGATTCAACTGGCGTGTCTGattcaattttaattctttttggtGGTGGTTTAGTCAATGGCGCTACG CCTGGTCACTTGAAAATGTTAGGAGGGTACATTGATTTCTTCATGGATCCTACTTTAGCGGACTCCTTTGTCAAATTAAAGCAGGAACTCGATCAGCTTTTGCAAAAGAAG CTAAAAGATCCCATCTTCAACATCCACAAAGAAGGAAAGTATCTCATGCTTGCTGTTCAAGAACTCGTGTCAAGAGATCAATGTGAGGGTAGATTTGTATTTGGCCGTGAAACCAAAAAGTTAAAGGAGTCGCCTGACAATGATAGCTTTACAAGGGATGGAGCAAACCCAAAAAGCTTACTGCAGACCCTGCTGATGAGGGCTGGCCACACTCCtccaaaatacaaaacaaaacatcTAAAAACAAATGAATTTAGGGCCTTAGTAGAATTCAAAGGAATGCAATTTgttggaaaaccaaaaagaaataaacagCTTGCAGAAAGGGATGCTGCTATTGAGGCATTGGCCTGGTTGACCCACACTTCTGGCTCAAAGAAAGAAGATGATACTTCACCTCCTGATCTCACTGACAATATGCTTAAGCTTCTGAGTAAGAGAAGAAAACCCACATCTCGCTCTGGCCGGGGGTGA